The following proteins are co-located in the Pseudomonas sp. DY-1 genome:
- a CDS encoding cupin domain-containing protein, with protein MDVGVRLQAIRKLKGLSQRELAKRAGVTNSTISMIEKNSVSPSISSLKKVLGGIPMSLVEFFSLDLEQENQVQVVYRASELTDICSGAITMKLVGKAHPSRALAFLDETYPPGSDTGDEMYAHEGEEAGMLVEGRLELTIGSEVYVLEPGDSYYFESSKPHRFRNPFDAPARLISATTPANF; from the coding sequence TTGGACGTCGGCGTTCGACTGCAAGCCATCCGTAAGCTGAAAGGCCTGTCCCAGCGTGAGCTCGCCAAGCGCGCGGGTGTCACCAACAGCACGATTTCCATGATCGAGAAGAACAGTGTCAGCCCTTCCATCAGTTCGCTGAAGAAGGTGCTGGGGGGTATTCCCATGTCGCTGGTGGAGTTCTTCTCCCTCGATCTTGAGCAGGAAAACCAGGTCCAGGTGGTTTATCGGGCATCCGAACTCACCGATATCTGCAGCGGTGCCATCACCATGAAGCTGGTGGGCAAGGCCCACCCAAGCCGCGCCCTGGCGTTCCTCGACGAGACCTATCCGCCAGGTTCCGACACGGGCGATGAGATGTACGCCCATGAAGGAGAAGAGGCCGGCATGCTCGTGGAAGGCCGCTTGGAACTGACCATCGGCAGTGAGGTGTACGTTCTCGAGCCTGGCGACAGCTATTACTTCGAAAGCAGCAAACCGCACCGCTTCCGCAACCCGTTCGATGCCCCGGCACGCCTGATCAGCGCGACCACCCCGGCGAACTTCTGA
- a CDS encoding cytochrome c5 family protein, which produces MNLIKKMLAAHAAVLALWAVSAQAATDDAIAERIKPVGEVCVQGQECKGVGAVAAAAGGGARTPDDIIAKHCGACHTAGVLGAPKIGDTAAWKERADHQGGLDGILAKAITGINSMPPKGTCADCTDDELKGAIKKMSGL; this is translated from the coding sequence GTGAACCTAATCAAGAAGATGCTGGCGGCCCATGCTGCCGTATTGGCCCTGTGGGCTGTTAGCGCCCAGGCCGCGACCGACGACGCCATTGCCGAGCGAATCAAGCCGGTAGGCGAGGTCTGCGTACAGGGTCAGGAATGCAAGGGCGTTGGCGCCGTAGCAGCCGCTGCTGGCGGCGGTGCGCGTACGCCGGACGACATCATTGCCAAGCACTGTGGCGCTTGCCACACCGCTGGCGTGCTAGGCGCACCGAAGATCGGTGATACCGCTGCCTGGAAAGAGCGTGCTGACCACCAGGGCGGTCTCGACGGCATCCTGGCCAAGGCCATCACCGGCATCAACAGCATGCCGCCGAAAGGCACCTGCGCTGACTGCACCGATGATGAGCTGAAAGGCGCCATCAAGAAGATGTCCGGCCTGTAA
- a CDS encoding xanthine phosphoribosyltransferase, whose protein sequence is MEALKQKIREEGIVLSDQVLKVDAFLNHQIDPRLMQQVGHEFAERFRGQGVTKIVTIEASGIAPAVMAGLELGVPVIFARKFQSLTLKNDLLISKVFSFTKQTESTIAISAKHLTSADNVLVIDDFLANGHAAKALIDLIQQAGANVAGLGIVIEKSFQEGRALLESEGYRIESLARVASLADGQVAFLD, encoded by the coding sequence GTGGAAGCGCTGAAACAGAAGATTCGTGAAGAAGGCATTGTCCTGTCCGACCAGGTACTGAAGGTCGACGCCTTCCTCAACCACCAGATTGATCCGCGCCTGATGCAGCAGGTCGGCCATGAGTTCGCCGAGCGGTTCCGCGGCCAGGGCGTCACCAAGATCGTCACCATCGAGGCCTCCGGCATCGCGCCAGCGGTGATGGCTGGCCTGGAACTGGGCGTGCCGGTGATCTTTGCCCGCAAGTTCCAGTCGCTGACCCTGAAGAACGATCTGCTGATCTCCAAGGTGTTCTCTTTCACCAAGCAGACCGAGAGCACCATCGCCATCTCGGCCAAGCACCTGACCTCCGCAGACAACGTGCTGGTGATCGACGACTTCCTCGCCAACGGCCACGCCGCCAAGGCTCTGATCGACCTGATCCAGCAGGCCGGCGCCAACGTCGCCGGGCTCGGCATCGTGATCGAGAAGTCCTTCCAGGAAGGCCGCGCACTGCTGGAAAGCGAAGGCTATCGGATCGAGTCCCTCGCACGCGTCGCATCGCTTGCCGACGGCCAGGTCGCCTTCCTCGACTGA
- the rep gene encoding DNA helicase Rep: MSRLNPRQQEAVNYVGGPLLVLAGAGSGKTSVITRKIAYLVQQCGIRAQYIVAVTFTNKAAREMKERVSTLLRGGEGKGLTVSTFHNLGLNIIRKEHARLGFKPGFSIFDESDIKALLTDIMQKEYAGDDGVDEIKGYIGNWKNDLILPEEALAKARNPKEQTAAVVYLHYQRTLKAYNAVDFDDLILMPVKLFQDNPDILEKWQNRVRYMLVDEYQDTNASQYLLVKLLVQHRAQFTVVGDDDQSIYAWRGARPENLMQLKEDFPSLKVVMLEQNYRSTSRILKCANILIANNPHVFEKQLWSEMGVGDPIRVIRCRNEDAEAERIAMEILTLHLRTQRPYSEFAILYRGNHQAKLMELKLQHHQIPYRLSGGTSFFGRQEVKDLMSYFRLLVNPDDDNAFLRVINVPRREIGSTTLEKLGNYATERGVSMFAACDEMGLSEHLDSRFTERLQRFKRFIDGVRQQCAQNDPIAALRSMVMDIDYENWIRQNASSDKVADFRMGNVWFLVDALKNTLERDEEGGMTIEEAIAKLVLRDMLERQQEEEEGADGVQMMTLHASKGLEFPYVFIMGVEEDILPHRSSIEADTIEEERRLAYVGITRARQNLAMTFAAKRKQYGEIIDCSPSRFLEELPQEDLEWEGMDDAPVEVKAARGNTALSDIRAMLKKS; this comes from the coding sequence ATGTCCCGACTCAACCCTCGGCAACAGGAAGCCGTGAACTACGTCGGTGGTCCGCTTTTGGTGCTCGCCGGCGCCGGCTCCGGCAAGACCAGCGTGATCACCCGCAAGATCGCCTACCTGGTGCAGCAGTGCGGAATCCGCGCGCAATACATCGTCGCGGTGACCTTCACCAACAAGGCGGCGCGCGAAATGAAAGAGCGCGTCAGCACACTACTGCGCGGCGGCGAAGGCAAGGGCCTGACGGTCTCCACCTTCCACAACCTCGGCCTGAACATCATCCGCAAGGAGCACGCGCGCCTGGGCTTCAAGCCCGGGTTCTCGATCTTCGACGAGTCGGACATCAAGGCGCTGCTGACTGACATCATGCAGAAGGAATATGCCGGGGATGATGGCGTCGACGAGATCAAGGGCTACATCGGCAACTGGAAGAACGACCTGATCCTGCCGGAGGAGGCGCTGGCCAAGGCGCGCAACCCGAAGGAGCAGACCGCTGCCGTCGTCTACCTGCACTACCAGCGCACGCTCAAGGCGTACAACGCGGTGGACTTCGACGACCTGATCCTGATGCCGGTGAAGCTGTTCCAGGACAATCCCGACATCCTGGAAAAGTGGCAGAACCGTGTGCGCTACATGCTGGTGGACGAGTACCAGGACACCAACGCCAGCCAGTACCTGCTGGTGAAACTGCTGGTGCAGCATCGCGCCCAGTTCACCGTGGTCGGCGACGATGACCAGTCGATCTACGCCTGGCGTGGTGCGCGGCCGGAAAACCTGATGCAGCTGAAGGAAGACTTCCCGTCGCTGAAGGTGGTGATGCTGGAGCAGAACTATCGCTCCACCAGCCGCATCCTCAAATGCGCGAACATCCTCATCGCCAACAACCCCCACGTGTTCGAGAAGCAGCTGTGGAGCGAAATGGGCGTGGGCGATCCGATCCGGGTGATCCGCTGCCGCAACGAGGATGCCGAGGCCGAGCGCATCGCCATGGAAATCCTCACCCTGCACCTGCGCACCCAGCGGCCCTACAGCGAGTTCGCCATCCTCTACCGGGGCAACCACCAGGCCAAGCTGATGGAGCTCAAGCTCCAGCACCACCAGATTCCCTACCGGCTGTCCGGTGGCACCAGCTTCTTCGGTCGCCAGGAAGTGAAGGATCTGATGTCCTACTTCCGCCTGTTGGTGAACCCGGACGACGACAACGCCTTCCTCCGGGTGATCAACGTACCGCGCCGGGAAATTGGCTCCACGACCCTGGAGAAGCTCGGCAACTACGCCACCGAGCGCGGCGTGTCGATGTTCGCCGCGTGCGACGAGATGGGCCTGTCCGAGCACCTCGACAGCCGCTTCACCGAGCGCCTGCAGCGCTTCAAGCGTTTCATCGACGGCGTGCGCCAGCAATGCGCGCAGAACGATCCCATCGCCGCCTTGCGCAGCATGGTGATGGACATCGACTACGAAAACTGGATCCGCCAGAACGCCTCCAGCGACAAGGTCGCCGACTTCCGCATGGGCAACGTCTGGTTCCTCGTCGATGCCCTGAAGAACACTCTGGAGCGCGATGAAGAAGGCGGCATGACCATCGAGGAAGCCATCGCCAAACTGGTGCTGCGCGACATGCTCGAGCGTCAGCAGGAGGAAGAAGAAGGTGCCGACGGTGTGCAGATGATGACCCTGCATGCCTCCAAGGGCCTGGAGTTCCCCTACGTTTTCATCATGGGCGTGGAAGAGGACATCCTCCCCCACCGCTCCAGCATCGAAGCGGACACCATCGAAGAAGAACGCCGCCTGGCCTACGTGGGCATCACCCGCGCGCGGCAGAACCTGGCCATGACCTTCGCCGCCAAGCGCAAGCAGTACGGCGAGATCATCGATTGCTCCCCCAGCCGCTTCCTGGAAGAACTGCCCCAGGAAGACCTGGAATGGGAAGGCATGGACGACGCACCAGTGGAGGTGAAGGCCGCGCGCGGCAACACAGCCCTGTCCGACATCCGTGCCATGCTGAAGAAGTCGTAA
- a CDS encoding bifunctional diguanylate cyclase/phosphodiesterase: MSALVEPLRMLLLAESPAWAELLRELMAAMGSASSLITATSWDVASSLADELDCALVLCTPRLLPSAGRCSLPIILLLEEEPAEAPQGVSDWLVREHLGPDTLRRTLRHIRERRNLQHALERLAEQDPLTGIANRQGFQTLLAARLVEYEGRGLALGHLDLDNFRHANDALGYQAGDRLILQVVARLRAQLRAGDQLARLGSDEFGLLLDTRRDPARAVRVAERIAEALAEPYQVDGESLLLGCSLGLAYASTSEGADPLMWHAHIAMQQAKASQGCTFHVFDERINRSARSRADLESELRRALRRDELELHYQPRLCLETGNILGLEALVRWRHNERGLLTPNEFVPLAEESGLIVPLGYWVISRALRDMQWLRGRGLPPLHMAVNLSFRQFQDSQLLSTLSRLIRERGVDARWLEFELTETAVMRRSEQVRQTMDALGHLGVRFSLDDFGTGFSSFVHLNSLPIALLKIDKSFVGGMHDRPENRQLVKAMINLAQNLKLEVVAEGVENAEQLSLLRQFGCNQVQGYWISRPLPLAELARFLVFGARQALIARQEP; the protein is encoded by the coding sequence TTGTCCGCGCTCGTCGAGCCCCTGCGCATGCTCCTGCTGGCGGAATCGCCGGCCTGGGCTGAATTGCTTCGCGAACTCATGGCTGCGATGGGCAGCGCATCCTCCCTGATCACCGCCACCTCCTGGGACGTGGCAAGCAGCCTGGCCGACGAACTCGATTGCGCCCTGGTGCTCTGTACCCCGCGCCTGCTGCCTTCGGCCGGGCGCTGCTCACTGCCGATCATCCTGCTGCTGGAAGAAGAGCCCGCCGAAGCCCCCCAGGGAGTCAGCGACTGGCTGGTTCGCGAGCACCTGGGCCCAGACACGTTGCGCCGCACGCTGCGGCACATCCGTGAGCGGCGGAACCTGCAGCACGCCCTGGAACGTCTGGCCGAGCAGGACCCGCTCACCGGAATCGCCAACCGCCAGGGCTTCCAGACCCTACTGGCCGCGCGCCTGGTGGAATACGAAGGGCGTGGCCTGGCCCTCGGCCACCTGGACCTGGACAACTTCCGCCATGCTAACGACGCCCTCGGCTACCAGGCCGGTGATCGCCTGATCCTCCAGGTGGTGGCGCGGCTCAGGGCGCAATTGCGCGCCGGTGACCAGCTGGCGCGCCTGGGCAGTGACGAGTTCGGTCTGCTGCTGGATACCCGACGCGATCCAGCGCGTGCGGTGCGGGTCGCTGAACGTATCGCCGAGGCTCTGGCCGAACCCTACCAAGTAGACGGCGAGAGCCTGCTGCTGGGCTGCAGCCTGGGGCTGGCCTACGCCAGTACCAGCGAGGGTGCCGATCCGTTGATGTGGCATGCCCACATCGCCATGCAACAGGCCAAGGCCAGCCAGGGTTGCACCTTCCATGTCTTCGATGAGCGCATCAATCGCAGTGCCCGCAGTCGCGCCGATCTGGAGAGCGAACTGCGCCGTGCGTTACGCCGGGACGAACTGGAACTGCACTACCAGCCGCGACTGTGCCTGGAGACCGGCAACATCCTTGGGCTGGAGGCTCTCGTGCGCTGGCGCCACAACGAGCGCGGCCTGCTTACGCCCAACGAATTCGTACCGTTGGCTGAGGAAAGTGGCCTGATCGTGCCATTGGGCTACTGGGTGATCTCCCGCGCCCTGCGCGACATGCAGTGGCTGCGGGGGCGAGGGCTGCCGCCGTTGCACATGGCGGTGAACCTGTCGTTCCGCCAGTTCCAGGACAGCCAATTGCTATCCACGCTAAGCCGGCTGATCCGCGAACGCGGGGTCGATGCGCGCTGGCTGGAGTTCGAACTGACCGAAACGGCGGTGATGCGCCGCAGCGAGCAGGTGCGTCAGACCATGGATGCATTGGGGCATCTGGGTGTGCGTTTCTCCCTCGACGACTTCGGTACCGGCTTCTCGTCCTTCGTTCACCTCAATAGCCTGCCCATTGCGCTGCTGAAGATCGACAAAAGCTTCGTTGGCGGCATGCATGACCGCCCCGAGAACCGCCAATTGGTGAAAGCCATGATCAACCTGGCGCAGAACCTCAAGTTGGAAGTGGTGGCCGAGGGTGTGGAAAACGCCGAGCAGCTATCGCTGTTGCGCCAGTTCGGCTGCAATCAGGTCCAGGGCTACTGGATCAGTCGACCACTGCCACTGGCCGAGCTGGCGCGATTCCTGGTGTTCGGCGCGCGCCAGGCGCTGATTGCCCGCCAGGAACCCTGA